A section of the Bradyrhizobium oligotrophicum S58 genome encodes:
- the ygfZ gene encoding CAF17-like 4Fe-4S cluster assembly/insertion protein YgfZ codes for MKATFLDDRGVVQVSGDDARKFLNGLFTTDVGKLHPGEARFGALLTPQGKIIVDFLVAQLPSTEAGERFVLDCPRALAQALTDKLNLYKLRAKVAVANLSDQLGVSALWDGAVGTAIEASFIDPRHESLGTRVIAPQAALADIAARLGAEIVDSTVYEAHRIECSVPRGGLDFMYGDAFPHETNMDRLHGVDIGKGCYVGQEVVSRMHHRGTTRTRSAQVLLEGASPEPGTPITAGDKTIGTMGSAAQHKGMALLRIDRAAEAIEAGTPLTAGGLVLSIADPEALQGPPKQTVA; via the coding sequence ATGAAAGCGACGTTTCTCGACGACCGGGGCGTGGTCCAGGTCAGCGGCGACGATGCACGCAAGTTCCTCAACGGTCTCTTCACCACCGACGTCGGCAAGCTCCACCCTGGTGAAGCCCGGTTCGGCGCGCTGCTGACGCCACAGGGCAAGATCATCGTCGATTTCCTGGTGGCGCAACTGCCCTCGACCGAGGCCGGCGAGCGCTTCGTGCTCGACTGCCCGCGCGCGCTGGCGCAGGCGCTCACCGACAAGCTCAATCTGTACAAACTGCGCGCCAAGGTCGCGGTCGCCAATCTTTCCGACCAGCTCGGCGTGAGCGCATTGTGGGATGGTGCGGTCGGCACGGCGATCGAGGCCAGCTTCATCGATCCGCGCCACGAGAGCCTTGGCACGCGCGTCATCGCGCCGCAGGCCGCGCTTGCCGACATCGCCGCCCGGCTCGGCGCCGAGATCGTGGATTCCACCGTCTATGAGGCGCACCGCATCGAATGCAGCGTGCCGCGCGGCGGCCTCGACTTCATGTATGGCGACGCGTTTCCGCACGAAACCAACATGGACCGGCTGCACGGCGTCGACATCGGCAAGGGCTGCTATGTCGGCCAGGAGGTCGTGAGCCGCATGCATCATCGCGGCACCACGCGCACGCGCTCCGCACAGGTGCTGCTCGAGGGAGCCAGTCCCGAGCCGGGCACGCCGATCACGGCCGGCGACAAGACGATCGGCACCATGGGCTCGGCCGCGCAGCACAAGGGCATGGCGCTGCTGCGCATCGACCGCGCCGCCGAGGCGATCGAGGCGGGCACGCCGCTCACCGCCGGCGGACTCGTCTTGAGCATCGCCGATCCCGAGGCCCTGCAAGGCCCGCCGAAGCAGACGGTCGCCTGA
- a CDS encoding DNA-3-methyladenine glycosylase I, whose translation MSRAAVVHPDGLTRCPWPGSDPLYVAYHDTEWGVPEYDDRALYEKLILDGFQAGLSWITILRKRENFRRAFDDFQPEKIARYTDKKIHALMNDVGIVRNRAKIEGTILSAKSWLKIQEEGGFSKLLWDFMDGAPKVNQFKTTASVPASTPLSIKVSKELSARGFKFVGPTIVYAFMQATGMVNDHLVTCFCHETCSGKRRAPRLKPPK comes from the coding sequence ATGAGCCGCGCTGCCGTCGTCCATCCGGATGGTCTGACGCGCTGCCCCTGGCCGGGCAGTGATCCGCTTTATGTCGCCTATCACGACACCGAGTGGGGCGTGCCGGAATATGACGACCGCGCGCTGTATGAGAAGCTGATCCTCGACGGCTTCCAGGCCGGGCTGTCGTGGATCACGATCCTGCGCAAGCGCGAGAATTTCCGCCGCGCCTTCGATGATTTCCAGCCGGAGAAGATCGCGCGTTACACCGACAAGAAGATCCACGCGCTGATGAACGATGTCGGCATCGTCCGCAACCGCGCCAAGATCGAGGGCACGATTCTCAGCGCGAAATCCTGGCTGAAGATCCAGGAGGAAGGCGGCTTCTCGAAGCTGCTGTGGGACTTCATGGACGGCGCGCCGAAGGTCAATCAGTTCAAGACCACCGCGAGCGTGCCGGCCTCGACGCCGCTGTCGATCAAGGTCTCCAAGGAATTGTCCGCGCGCGGCTTCAAGTTCGTCGGCCCGACGATCGTCTACGCCTTCATGCAGGCGACCGGCATGGTCAATGACCATCTCGTCACCTGCTTCTGCCACGAGACCTGCAGCGGCAAGCGCCGCGCCCCGCGCCTCAAGCCTCCCAAATGA
- a CDS encoding DUF2339 domain-containing protein encodes MFDSHLDWIALLVAFALFAYARQISDRLAELQARLDRLEAARPAAIAPVPAAPPLSPLQEPAPMPPPLPEATEPALQPATMASDAAADQPPPLAPPPPVPQPSAGFEERIGTRWVVWIGGLTLALGGFFMVRYSIEAGLIGPEVRVALGALFAAALLAAGEWTRRKESISQIAALPIANIPAMLTAAGTAVAFATIYAAYALYEFLPPAIAFVLLGLVALGTLAAALLHGPALAGLGLVAAFTTPVLVSTGQPNYWALYIYLAIVTAAAFALARVRLWRWLAMTTIGLSFLWTLPGLDMGVETVAPHVFHVAAGFALAALIVVCGFMFGPAADNDEVEPISSVGLAVYLLGAMLVVLSSFHDGLALIGFTLLVAATLAVAWRAPSAVGAVAAAAATVFLVFAEWALRDNPDLLVLPGGALPGMGPNPLGASVTSHLVTAAIFALGFGGAGFLAQGRSHNATVPVVWSAAGVFTPLALLVALYARIAHLDRSIPFAILAVVLAAGFAAATEPLTRREERPGLSASIALFATGTLAALALALTFALEKGWLTIALALMSLGTAWIYENRPIRFLRTLAAVFAGLVAFRIGYDPRIVGADVGTTPIFNWLLWGYGVPAASFWGASTLMRRHGDDAPLRAVEAAAILFTTLLAFLEIRHAVNDGDMLAVPSLAEIGLDVCVALALAIGLERLRERSGSIVHNISAVILTGFAGGATVLGLLLFENPMISDVAIKGGLLNILILAYAFPAVLMLLLSYAVAGRRPPGYGNTLAAGALILALSYVSLEIRRIYHGPDLTSGVTSAAEQYTYSIAWLGFGVVLLGIGIIVQSQRARLASAIVIALTILKAFLVDMSALTGVWRALSFIGLGLVLVAIGWLYQKVLFRRQQQAPPAAPAE; translated from the coding sequence ATGTTCGATTCGCACCTGGATTGGATCGCCCTGCTGGTCGCGTTCGCCCTATTCGCATACGCGCGTCAAATCTCCGATCGATTGGCCGAGCTGCAGGCCCGGCTGGACCGGCTCGAAGCCGCGCGTCCGGCGGCCATTGCGCCAGTGCCGGCAGCGCCGCCACTGAGTCCGCTGCAAGAGCCTGCGCCGATGCCGCCGCCGCTGCCGGAAGCGACCGAGCCCGCGCTGCAGCCTGCGACGATGGCGAGCGACGCGGCGGCTGATCAGCCGCCGCCGCTCGCGCCTCCGCCTCCCGTACCGCAACCGTCCGCCGGTTTCGAGGAGCGCATCGGCACCCGCTGGGTGGTGTGGATCGGCGGGCTGACCTTGGCGCTCGGCGGCTTCTTCATGGTGCGCTACTCGATCGAGGCCGGCCTCATCGGTCCCGAGGTGCGCGTCGCGCTCGGCGCGCTGTTCGCCGCCGCGCTGCTTGCGGCCGGCGAATGGACGCGGCGCAAGGAGAGCATCTCGCAGATCGCGGCGCTGCCGATCGCCAACATCCCGGCGATGCTGACCGCGGCCGGCACGGCGGTCGCCTTCGCGACCATTTACGCCGCCTACGCGCTCTATGAGTTCCTGCCGCCCGCGATCGCCTTCGTGCTGCTCGGCCTCGTCGCCTTGGGCACGCTGGCGGCGGCGCTGCTGCACGGCCCGGCGCTGGCCGGACTCGGCCTCGTCGCGGCCTTCACGACGCCGGTGCTGGTGTCGACCGGCCAGCCGAACTACTGGGCGCTCTACATCTATCTCGCCATCGTCACGGCGGCCGCGTTCGCGCTGGCGCGCGTGCGGCTGTGGCGCTGGCTGGCGATGACCACGATCGGGCTGTCGTTCCTGTGGACCCTGCCGGGCCTCGACATGGGCGTCGAGACGGTGGCGCCGCACGTCTTCCACGTCGCCGCGGGCTTTGCGCTGGCCGCGCTGATCGTGGTCTGCGGCTTCATGTTCGGGCCCGCTGCCGACAATGACGAGGTCGAGCCGATCTCGTCGGTGGGGCTCGCGGTCTATCTGCTCGGCGCCATGCTGGTGGTGCTCTCGAGCTTCCACGACGGCCTGGCGCTGATCGGCTTTACGCTGCTGGTCGCGGCCACGCTCGCCGTCGCCTGGCGCGCGCCGAGCGCGGTCGGCGCGGTCGCGGCCGCTGCTGCGACCGTGTTCCTGGTGTTCGCCGAATGGGCGCTGCGCGACAATCCGGACCTGCTGGTGCTGCCCGGCGGCGCGCTGCCGGGTATGGGACCGAACCCGCTCGGCGCATCGGTCACCTCGCATCTGGTCACGGCGGCGATCTTTGCGCTCGGCTTCGGCGGCGCCGGATTCCTGGCGCAGGGGCGCTCGCACAATGCGACCGTGCCGGTGGTGTGGTCGGCGGCCGGCGTGTTCACGCCGCTGGCGCTGCTGGTCGCGCTCTACGCGCGCATCGCCCATCTCGACCGCTCGATTCCGTTTGCGATCCTCGCCGTCGTGCTGGCGGCCGGCTTTGCCGCCGCGACCGAACCGCTGACCCGGCGCGAGGAGCGACCCGGCCTCAGCGCCTCGATCGCGCTGTTTGCGACCGGCACGCTGGCCGCGCTGGCGCTGGCGCTGACCTTCGCGCTGGAAAAAGGCTGGCTCACGATCGCGCTGGCGCTGATGTCGCTCGGCACTGCCTGGATCTACGAGAACCGGCCGATCCGGTTCCTGCGCACGCTCGCGGCCGTCTTTGCCGGGCTGGTCGCGTTCCGCATCGGCTACGATCCGCGCATCGTCGGCGCCGATGTCGGCACCACGCCGATCTTCAACTGGCTGCTATGGGGCTATGGCGTGCCGGCGGCGTCGTTCTGGGGCGCGAGCACTCTGATGCGCCGCCATGGCGACGATGCGCCGCTGCGCGCGGTCGAGGCCGCCGCCATCCTGTTCACGACGCTGCTTGCCTTCCTGGAGATCCGCCACGCCGTCAATGACGGCGACATGCTGGCAGTGCCGTCGCTCGCCGAAATCGGCCTCGACGTCTGCGTCGCGCTGGCGCTCGCGATCGGGTTGGAGCGACTACGCGAGCGCAGCGGCAGCATCGTGCACAACATCAGCGCGGTGATCCTGACCGGCTTTGCCGGCGGCGCCACCGTGCTCGGGCTGCTGCTGTTCGAGAACCCGATGATCTCGGATGTCGCGATCAAGGGCGGCCTGCTCAACATCCTGATCCTGGCCTACGCATTCCCGGCCGTGCTGATGCTGCTGCTGTCCTACGCGGTGGCGGGCCGCCGTCCGCCCGGCTACGGCAACACGCTGGCGGCCGGCGCGCTGATCCTGGCGCTGTCCTATGTCAGCCTCGAGATCCGCCGGATCTATCACGGCCCCGACCTGACGAGCGGCGTCACCAGCGCCGCCGAGCAGTACACCTACTCGATCGCCTGGCTCGGCTTCGGCGTGGTATTGCTCGGGATCGGAATCATCGTGCAGTCGCAGCGCGCGCGCTTGGCATCCGCGATCGTGATCGCGCTGACGATCCTGAAAGCCTTCCTGGTCGACATGTCGGCGCTGACCGGCGTCTGGCGCGCGCTGTCGTTCATCGGTCTCGGGCTGGTGCTGGTCGCGATCGGCTGGCTGTATCAAAAGGTGCTGTTCCGGCGGCAGCAGCAGGCGCCGCCTGCTGCACCGGCGGAGTGA
- a CDS encoding YfbR-like 5'-deoxynucleotidase, with amino-acid sequence MTTDKAPSGHDRVWQRMLSGRRLNLIDPSPLDVEIADIAHGLARVARWNGQTSGAHIFSVAQHTLLVETVMRARKPNIDVRLRLAALLHDAPEYVIGDMISPFKAVLGGSYKSVEKRLLGAIHIRFGLPAELAPKIERQIKAADRGAAFLEATRLAGFSESEAKKLFGRDPGLPDATVTDYLTPWSAAKAEKQFLTRFNLVLRSC; translated from the coding sequence ATGACAACTGACAAGGCCCCGAGCGGGCACGACCGCGTCTGGCAGCGCATGCTGTCCGGCCGGCGGCTCAACCTGATCGATCCCTCGCCGCTCGATGTCGAGATCGCCGACATCGCCCATGGGCTCGCACGCGTGGCGCGCTGGAACGGCCAGACGTCAGGCGCGCACATCTTCTCGGTCGCGCAGCACACGCTGCTGGTCGAAACGGTGATGCGCGCGCGCAAACCCAACATCGACGTCAGGCTGCGGCTCGCGGCGCTGCTGCACGATGCGCCGGAATACGTCATCGGCGACATGATCTCGCCGTTCAAGGCGGTGCTCGGCGGCAGCTACAAGTCAGTCGAGAAGCGGCTGCTGGGCGCCATCCACATCCGCTTCGGCCTGCCCGCCGAGCTTGCGCCCAAGATCGAGCGCCAGATCAAGGCCGCCGATCGCGGCGCCGCTTTTCTCGAGGCGACCCGCCTCGCCGGCTTCTCCGAAAGCGAGGCGAAGAAGCTGTTCGGCCGCGATCCCGGCCTGCCGGACGCCACCGTCACCGACTACCTGACACCCTGGAGCGCGGCCAAGGCCGAGAAGCAGTTCCTGACCCGCTTCAACCTGGTGCTGAGGTCGTGCTGA
- a CDS encoding alpha/beta fold hydrolase, which produces MRNILLSAATAFLAGSALVGSAHSAEPPKGAAQNIVLVHGAFVDQTSWQPVADILTKKGYNVTLVENPLTSLAADVDATRQALAKQNGKTVLVGHSWGGVVITQAGDDPKVSALVYVSAFAPEVGESLASLAKAGPPTEGAKAIKPDAKGDLYIDPKVFPSAVAADLPPEIGEHLAKSQLPLNHVAFEAPVTIAAWHDKPNFYVISTKDKVIAPEAQKSFAARIKAQTTDVAGSHASLVVHAKEVAEVIEKAARAK; this is translated from the coding sequence ATGCGAAATATCCTCCTGTCAGCTGCCACCGCATTTCTGGCCGGGTCGGCGTTGGTCGGCTCCGCCCATTCCGCCGAACCGCCGAAGGGAGCGGCTCAAAACATCGTTCTCGTGCACGGCGCCTTCGTGGACCAGACGAGCTGGCAGCCTGTCGCCGATATTCTCACCAAGAAAGGCTACAACGTCACGCTGGTCGAGAATCCGCTCACCTCACTTGCGGCGGATGTCGATGCCACCAGACAGGCGCTCGCAAAGCAGAACGGCAAGACCGTGTTGGTCGGCCATTCATGGGGCGGCGTCGTGATCACGCAGGCCGGCGACGATCCCAAGGTTTCAGCGCTGGTCTATGTTTCCGCCTTTGCGCCTGAGGTCGGCGAATCCCTGGCGTCGCTGGCAAAGGCCGGCCCGCCGACCGAAGGCGCCAAAGCGATCAAGCCCGACGCGAAGGGTGATCTGTACATCGATCCCAAGGTGTTTCCGTCAGCCGTCGCTGCGGATCTTCCTCCGGAAATCGGTGAGCACCTCGCGAAGTCACAGCTGCCGTTGAATCACGTTGCGTTCGAGGCCCCTGTCACCATTGCGGCCTGGCATGACAAGCCGAATTTCTACGTCATCAGCACGAAGGACAAGGTCATCGCGCCCGAGGCGCAGAAGTCGTTTGCAGCCAGGATCAAGGCTCAGACAACCGACGTCGCCGGCAGCCATGCCTCGCTCGTCGTCCATGCGAAAGAGGTGGCCGAGGTCATCGAAAAGGCCGCGCGCGCGAAGTGA
- a CDS encoding methyl-accepting chemotaxis protein has product MSKLSIRLKIIVVIAFMLVVMSGMGVLALRSMHGINAQTIEISKNWLPSVRMLGALRADINMYRLTLRVHVMALSAEAKAAADKRMADMLDIVQKDIRAYEPLIANADERKIYEAWTRAWANYIAESNKVLDVSRKNVGRLPDDIDGLFKGPGAASAVSEELLAKAIDFNDKGAEAATRDAADGYSNAFWIMTSIILAVVVAAIGVGFYLVQDVSAGIASIIRPMQALGQGDLSAEVPHRGEPTEMGAMADTLQVFKEALIAKKEADERAAVDAEAKIERGRRVDNITRQFETTIGEIVQTVSSASTELEHSAGALSSTATRSQEISTQVAAASEEASTNVQSVASATEELSSSITEISRQVQESARMASDAVTQARQTNDRVGELSKAAARIGAVVELINSIAGQTNLLALNATIEAARAGEAGRGFAVVASEVKALAEQTAKATGEIGQQIGSIQAATQESVGAIRDISGSIERLSEISSAIAAAVEEQGAATQEISRNVQQAAHGTQQVSSNVVDVQRGATETGSASSHVLSAAKSLATDSDRLKREVASFLQSVRAA; this is encoded by the coding sequence GTGTCCAAGCTCTCCATTCGTCTCAAGATCATCGTCGTCATTGCCTTCATGCTGGTGGTGATGTCCGGCATGGGCGTGCTGGCGCTGCGCAGCATGCACGGGATCAATGCCCAAACGATCGAGATCTCGAAGAACTGGCTGCCGAGCGTCCGGATGCTCGGCGCGCTGCGCGCCGACATCAACATGTACCGCCTCACGCTGCGCGTTCACGTGATGGCGCTGTCGGCCGAAGCCAAGGCCGCGGCCGACAAGCGCATGGCCGACATGCTCGACATCGTGCAGAAGGACATCCGCGCCTACGAGCCGTTGATCGCGAATGCCGATGAGCGCAAGATCTATGAAGCCTGGACGCGTGCCTGGGCCAATTACATCGCCGAGTCGAACAAGGTGCTCGACGTCTCGCGCAAGAATGTCGGGCGTCTGCCCGATGATATCGACGGCCTGTTCAAGGGACCGGGCGCCGCGTCGGCGGTCTCCGAAGAGCTGCTGGCGAAGGCCATCGACTTCAACGACAAGGGCGCGGAAGCCGCCACCCGCGACGCCGCCGACGGCTACAGCAACGCCTTCTGGATCATGACGAGCATCATTCTCGCCGTGGTCGTGGCCGCGATCGGCGTCGGCTTCTATCTCGTGCAGGACGTCTCGGCCGGCATCGCCTCCATCATCAGGCCGATGCAGGCGCTCGGGCAGGGCGATCTCTCGGCCGAGGTGCCGCACCGTGGCGAGCCGACCGAAATGGGCGCGATGGCCGACACCCTGCAGGTGTTCAAGGAGGCGCTGATCGCCAAGAAGGAGGCCGATGAGAGGGCCGCGGTCGACGCCGAGGCCAAGATCGAACGCGGCCGCCGCGTCGACAACATCACCCGCCAGTTCGAGACGACGATCGGCGAGATCGTGCAGACGGTGTCGTCGGCCTCGACCGAGCTCGAGCACTCCGCCGGCGCGCTGTCATCGACCGCGACCCGCTCGCAGGAAATCTCCACCCAGGTCGCGGCGGCCTCGGAAGAAGCCTCGACCAACGTGCAGTCGGTCGCCTCAGCCACCGAGGAGCTGTCGTCCTCGATCACCGAGATCAGCCGCCAGGTGCAGGAATCGGCGCGGATGGCCTCGGACGCCGTCACCCAGGCACGTCAGACCAACGATCGCGTCGGCGAATTGTCGAAGGCGGCGGCCAGGATCGGCGCTGTGGTCGAGCTGATCAACTCGATTGCCGGCCAGACCAACCTGCTCGCCTTGAACGCCACCATCGAGGCGGCCCGCGCCGGCGAGGCCGGCCGCGGCTTCGCGGTGGTCGCCTCCGAGGTGAAGGCCCTGGCCGAGCAGACCGCCAAGGCGACCGGCGAGATCGGCCAGCAGATCGGCAGCATCCAGGCAGCGACGCAGGAATCGGTCGGCGCCATCCGCGACATCTCCGGCAGCATCGAACGGCTGTCGGAAATTTCCTCGGCGATCGCGGCCGCCGTCGAAGAGCAGGGCGCGGCGACGCAGGAGATCTCGCGCAACGTCCAGCAGGCCGCGCATGGCACGCAGCAGGTGTCGTCCAACGTCGTCGACGTGCAGCGCGGCGCCACCGAGACCGGCTCGGCGTCCTCGCATGTGCTGAGCGCCGCCAAGTCGCTGGCGACCGACAGCGACCGCCTGAAGCGCGAGGTCGCCTCGTTCCTGCAGTCGGTCAGGGCCGCCTGA
- a CDS encoding dihydroorotase, protein MSARFDVILKSGTVVNQDGEGVRDIGISQGRIVEIGDLGAASAAEIIDCKGLHVLPGVIDTQVHFREPGLTHKEDLETGSRSAVMGGVTAVFEMPNTNPLTVTAEAFTAKVEAGRHRMHCDFAFFIGGTRENVDQLPVLERAEGCAGVKVFVGSSTGSLLVEDDDSLRRIFQVIRRRAAFHAEDEYRLNERKDLRVENDPRSHPVWRDEEAALRATQRLVNLAHETGKRIHVLHISTKEEIVYLRDHKDVATVEATPHHLTLAAPECYERLGTYAQMNPPVRSADHRDVIWWGVHQGIVDILGSDHAPHTAEEKAKTYPASPSGMTGVQTLVPIMLDHVNAGRLSLARFVDLTSAGPARIYNIARKGRIAAGYDADLTVVDLKRSETITNKWVASKAGWTPYDGVRVTGWPVGTFVRGQRVMWQGELLAPATGEPVRFMETLRP, encoded by the coding sequence ATGAGCGCGCGGTTCGACGTCATTCTGAAATCCGGCACCGTGGTCAATCAGGACGGCGAGGGCGTCCGCGACATCGGCATCTCCCAGGGGCGCATCGTCGAGATCGGCGATCTCGGCGCGGCCTCCGCGGCCGAGATCATCGACTGCAAGGGCCTGCATGTGCTGCCCGGCGTCATCGACACCCAGGTGCATTTTCGCGAGCCCGGTTTGACCCACAAGGAGGATCTCGAAACCGGCTCGCGCAGCGCCGTGATGGGCGGCGTCACCGCCGTGTTCGAGATGCCCAACACCAATCCGCTGACGGTCACCGCGGAGGCGTTCACCGCCAAGGTCGAGGCCGGCCGCCATCGCATGCATTGCGACTTCGCCTTCTTCATCGGCGGCACCCGCGAGAACGTCGACCAGCTCCCGGTGCTGGAGCGCGCCGAGGGCTGCGCCGGCGTCAAGGTGTTCGTCGGCTCCTCCACCGGCTCGCTGCTGGTCGAGGACGACGACAGCCTGCGCCGCATCTTCCAGGTGATCCGCCGCCGCGCCGCGTTCCACGCCGAGGACGAATACCGCCTCAACGAGCGCAAGGATTTGCGCGTCGAGAACGATCCGCGCTCACACCCGGTGTGGCGCGATGAGGAGGCGGCGCTGCGTGCCACGCAACGTCTCGTCAATCTCGCGCACGAGACCGGCAAGCGCATCCACGTGCTGCACATCTCCACCAAGGAGGAGATCGTGTATCTGCGCGACCACAAGGACGTCGCGACCGTCGAGGCGACGCCGCATCATCTCACCTTGGCCGCGCCCGAATGCTACGAGCGGCTCGGCACCTACGCGCAGATGAACCCGCCGGTGCGCTCGGCCGACCATCGCGACGTGATCTGGTGGGGCGTGCACCAGGGCATCGTCGACATCCTCGGCTCCGACCACGCGCCGCACACCGCCGAGGAGAAGGCCAAGACCTATCCCGCCTCGCCCTCCGGCATGACCGGCGTGCAGACGCTGGTGCCGATCATGCTCGACCACGTCAACGCCGGCCGGCTGTCGCTCGCCCGTTTCGTCGACCTCACCAGCGCCGGCCCCGCCCGCATCTACAACATCGCCCGCAAGGGCCGCATCGCCGCCGGCTATGACGCTGATTTGACGGTGGTCGATCTCAAGCGCAGCGAAACCATCACCAACAAATGGGTCGCCTCCAAAGCCGGCTGGACCCCCTATGACGGCGTGCGCGTCACCGGCTGGCCCGTCGGCACCTTCGTCCGTGGTCAGCGCGTCATGTGGCAGGGCGAACTGCTGGCGCCAGCCACGGGCGAGCCGGTGCGGTTCATGGAGACGCTGCGGCCGTAA
- a CDS encoding tyrosine phosphatase family protein, translated as MIHVCSLAALPETVRLTGASHVLTIMANVEQVQRPQTILPENHLRVSVDDITEQLPGFMAPSEGHVTQVLEFVRGWDRAAPLVIHCYAGISRSTASAFAAACALNPNRDELDIAWAIRQASPIASPNRLIVSLADRALGRQGRMVRALDAIGPGAMMVDSQPFRIDLE; from the coding sequence ATGATCCATGTCTGCTCGCTTGCCGCCCTGCCCGAGACCGTGCGCCTGACCGGCGCCAGTCACGTCCTCACCATCATGGCCAATGTCGAGCAGGTGCAGCGGCCGCAGACGATCCTTCCCGAGAACCATCTGCGGGTCTCGGTCGACGACATCACCGAGCAGCTCCCGGGCTTCATGGCACCGAGCGAGGGCCACGTCACCCAGGTGCTGGAGTTCGTGCGCGGCTGGGACCGCGCCGCGCCGCTCGTGATCCACTGCTACGCCGGCATCAGCCGCTCCACCGCCAGCGCCTTCGCCGCGGCCTGCGCGCTCAACCCCAATCGCGACGAGCTCGACATCGCCTGGGCCATCCGCCAAGCCTCGCCGATCGCCTCGCCCAACCGCCTGATCGTCAGCCTCGCCGACAGGGCGCTGGGGCGCCAGGGCCGCATGGTGCGCGCACTGGACGCCATCGGGCCGGGCGCGATGATGGTCGACAGCCAGCCGTTCCGGATCGATCTGGAGTGA
- a CDS encoding CBS domain-containing protein, with translation MSTVRSALAQKTGAVIHVRSGDMVVEALRQMRDNRVRSVLVIDDGVLVGIVTQGDCAIKVLLPGLDAKQTPVGQVMTGDPVTVKPDHRLDSCMAMMSQRSFRHLPVLDAGKVVGVISIGDVVKNIIRDLEHNVDDLMGYIMKDGPGG, from the coding sequence ATGAGCACAGTCAGAAGCGCTCTGGCCCAGAAGACTGGCGCCGTGATCCATGTTCGTTCCGGCGACATGGTCGTCGAAGCCTTGCGCCAGATGCGCGACAACCGGGTCCGGTCGGTGCTGGTCATCGACGACGGGGTCCTGGTCGGCATCGTGACGCAGGGTGACTGCGCCATCAAAGTGCTGCTGCCCGGGCTCGACGCGAAGCAGACGCCGGTGGGCCAGGTGATGACGGGCGACCCGGTGACGGTCAAGCCGGACCACCGGCTGGACAGTTGCATGGCGATGATGTCTCAACGTAGTTTTCGCCATCTGCCGGTGCTGGACGCGGGCAAGGTCGTGGGCGTGATCTCGATCGGAGACGTCGTCAAGAACATCATCCGGGATCTGGAGCACAACGTGGACGACCTGATGGGCTACATCATGAAGGACGGCCCCGGGGGCTGA